A DNA window from Nitrospira sp. contains the following coding sequences:
- a CDS encoding Sortase family protein, Peptidase C60 (MaGe:77309136) has product MNRIRATPPALLTLIACLLTIGLWQLGEGFWIYAKAGLAQQLLQRAWSRTLAGEANSKPWPWADTWPVARLLVPAQHIDQIVLEGAYGRTLAFGPGHVESAQPIGESDRIILTGHRDTHFRFLRQLRPGDAMELETAAGARRRYRVAEARIADSRTGSIELTQGQPRLVLVTCYPFDAITTGGPLRYVVTALPDE; this is encoded by the coding sequence ATGAACCGGATCCGGGCTACTCCCCCTGCGCTGCTGACGCTAATAGCATGCCTCCTGACTATTGGCCTGTGGCAACTCGGGGAAGGATTCTGGATTTATGCGAAGGCCGGGCTCGCGCAGCAATTGCTGCAGCGGGCCTGGTCTCGCACCCTCGCTGGAGAGGCGAACAGCAAACCCTGGCCCTGGGCCGACACCTGGCCAGTGGCGCGATTGCTCGTACCGGCGCAGCACATCGATCAGATCGTCTTGGAGGGCGCCTACGGAAGAACGCTGGCCTTTGGGCCAGGCCATGTGGAATCGGCGCAGCCCATCGGAGAATCAGACAGGATTATCCTCACCGGCCATCGCGATACTCATTTCAGATTTCTTCGGCAACTTCGCCCCGGCGATGCGATGGAGCTGGAAACGGCAGCAGGCGCTCGTCGGCGTTACCGGGTAGCGGAGGCCAGGATTGCGGACTCGCGTACTGGCTCGATTGAACTCACGCAAGGCCAGCCTCGACTCGTGCTGGTCACTTGCTATCCCTTCGACGCGATTACGACCGGAGGCCCCCTGCGCTATGTGGTGACGGCCCTGCCGGATGAGTAA